The sequence CACTGCTTCCCAGGGGATCAATTCCCCCGCTCCCATATCGACCTCGGCCACCTGACACGCAATTTCCAGCGACCAGGCGGCTTGCACGTCGGCCTCCGGAGCGGGGTCAAGGGTCTCAACCAATAAGCCCGCCAGCGTGGCTCAATCCCGCTCCGGCAGCTTAGTCGCTTCGTGGAAGATTTCATTAAGATTGTTCGGCATGACTTAAATTCGCCTCCGACTTTAACTCACACCCCGGCGGGGAGGGATTGCTCGTGGTGCTGCATGAGCCGGATCAGGTCATCTTCCACGACGACTTTCTTGCGATCGGCGAGGTCGCTGAAACGGCGATAGATGTCGTTGATCTGACCCGCCTCGATGCGATAGCCGAGTCCTTCCAAGCGGCTTAAGAGCGCGTGGCGACCGGAGTGCTTGCCCAGCACCAGCATATTGGTGGGCACGCCGACCGATTGCGGCGTCATGATCTCATACGTCAGCGCGTTCTTCAGCACGCCGTCCTGATGGATGCCTGCCTCGTGCGCAAACGCGTTGCGGCCCACGATGGCCTTGTTTGGTTGCACCGGCACGCCGATGATCTCGCTGAGCAACTGGCTGGTCGGAAAGAGCAGTTCCGTATTGATGCCGTTGGTGTAGGGCATCAGATCGTGGCGCACGCGCAGCGCCATCACCACTTCTTCAAGCGCGGCGTTGCCAGCCCGCTCGCCGATGCCGTTGATGGTGCATTCGATCTGCCGCGCGCCCGCCTCCACCGCGGCCAATGAATTGGCGACGGCCAGGCCCAGATCATCGTGGCAATGCACGCTCAGGATAGGACCCTCGCCCACTGCCCGCCGCACCAGCGCGGTGATCTCGGCGTACTCGCGCGGCGCGGTGTAGCCGACGGTGTCAGGAATGTTCAGCGTGGTCGCGCCGGCTTCCACGGCGGTCTTGAAGGCCTCGCACAGAAACGCGCGGTCGGTGCGCGTCGAGTCCTCGCAGGAAAACTCGACGTCTTCCACCAGTTTGCGCGCCAGACGCACCGCGTTGCCGATGCGCTCCAGAGCCTCGCTGCGAGTGATCTTCAACTTATGTTCCAGATGAATGTCGGAGGTGGCCAGAAAAACGTGGATGCGCGCACGGCTGGCGGGCTCCAGCGCCTCGGCGGAGCGTTCGATATCGGCCTGGGCGCAACGCGCCAGCGCAGCGATGGTGATTTTATTCCCAGCCTGCTGGGCGACCTGGCGCACGGCCTCGAAGTCTCCCGTGGAGGCGATGGGGAAGCCGGCTTCCAGAATGTCCACGCCCAGATCTTCAAGCTGGCGGGCCATGCGCAGTTTTTCCGGAGTGTTCATGCTGCAGCCTGGCGATTGCTCGCCGTCGCGCAACGTGGTGTCGAAGATGCGCACTCGATTGCCTGGAGTGGATGAAGCGTTGCCGGCTTTTACGTTGCCAATATTGCTTTCGACGTTTCCGACGTTATCCTCGGGCACTCAAGTCCTCCTGCCGTCTCCGCAGCGACCGCTCCCGCGCCCGCCGTTCAGGACAGAATTCCACCTGAATTATAACAAACCCGCCCAACCCAAAACAAACTTATAATTAGAAATTGATTATAAATTCTGTTAATATGACCCGAGGCCGCTCCCGCGGACGTGCCCGCGGGTCTTCTGTACGTAAGGCAGCTTGATCGGCGGGGCATAAAGAACTCTCATGGAACTTTCGCAGCTCGGCATATTTCTGACCGTGGCCACCGAGAAGAGCTTCTCGCGCGCCGCCCGGCGGTTGCATCGCACCCAGCCTGCGATCAGTCTGGCCGTGCAGCGGCTGGAGGCCGAGCTGGGCGAAAAACTGCTCGACCGTTCTCTCAAAGATGGCACGCTCACCGACGCCGGCCGCGTAGTCTTCGAGTACGCGCAGAAGTTTGACAGTATGCG is a genomic window of Acidobacteriota bacterium containing:
- a CDS encoding 2-isopropylmalate synthase; this encodes MGNVKAGNASSTPGNRVRIFDTTLRDGEQSPGCSMNTPEKLRMARQLEDLGVDILEAGFPIASTGDFEAVRQVAQQAGNKITIAALARCAQADIERSAEALEPASRARIHVFLATSDIHLEHKLKITRSEALERIGNAVRLARKLVEDVEFSCEDSTRTDRAFLCEAFKTAVEAGATTLNIPDTVGYTAPREYAEITALVRRAVGEGPILSVHCHDDLGLAVANSLAAVEAGARQIECTINGIGERAGNAALEEVVMALRVRHDLMPYTNGINTELLFPTSQLLSEIIGVPVQPNKAIVGRNAFAHEAGIHQDGVLKNALTYEIMTPQSVGVPTNMLVLGKHSGRHALLSRLEGLGYRIEAGQINDIYRRFSDLADRKKVVVEDDLIRLMQHHEQSLPAGV